One Fuerstiella marisgermanici DNA window includes the following coding sequences:
- a CDS encoding CoA-binding protein encodes MSNIDAFLAAGTFAVAGASNNRSKYGNLVFRALLKSGREVYPVNPSARKIEDHTAFATVADLPITAEALSIITPPEITRTIVDDAIRVGVQHIWMQPGAEDEQASESARAAGINVIDDGSCILVLLARER; translated from the coding sequence ATGAGCAATATCGACGCGTTTCTTGCCGCTGGTACGTTTGCCGTCGCCGGTGCATCAAACAATCGCAGCAAGTACGGCAACCTCGTTTTTCGCGCTCTGTTAAAGAGCGGTCGCGAAGTTTATCCCGTAAACCCTTCGGCCCGTAAGATCGAAGACCACACGGCCTTCGCGACGGTCGCCGACCTGCCAATTACTGCGGAAGCGTTGTCGATCATCACGCCGCCCGAAATCACTCGAACGATTGTTGACGATGCGATTCGTGTGGGCGTGCAGCACATCTGGATGCAACCGGGAGCAGAGGACGAGCAAGCCAGCGAGTCCGCTCGCGCCGCTGGCATCAACGTGATCGACGACGGAAGCTGTATTCTGGTTTTGCTGGCTCGCGAACGTTAA
- a CDS encoding beta strand repeat-containing protein — MRHGHGCTRVLAAIRKVLRTPRQRPFWAAGMLASAMAANAAANDVRINGAAAPDNSPTNILVDPGATDDVEVRVNTVDLIGPAGDTIRVNSEGGSGNTLLTIDADRSVSGATSTGAYVRSGSGNITAMIHGDLSSALNGVTLDARFLPLGGDVNLSGTGNLFATGGSAAWLLTDIGSVTMDGFNSIQGGTHGVLVNGSGTINLGTNTPLGAITAGTVGIEVDQLFDAVNNGPITINATDITANDGFGIRTHGRATDTSITVTGIVRSTNASGIFATSTSGNILINGFGTGSVDATGGNGIDADTRFLPLGGNVVISDFDSITSTGYGVWTRADIGTVNIDGIGAITSDLDGVFVESTGDISIGQATALGAINSGGTGILVDQLFDAPNNGSIFVGATDITSVRHGIRTMGSEQFTQISATGAISSGFTGIYATSTTGDIVIDIGSAATVRGGHFGVATETTTGLATVNNSGLIANRADTGSAGDAGALGFRAYAGDTVLNNSGSLIGGIDTSGSTSFTLNNLAGGVWTPSSGTMPFTGANDFISNAGRIDFRDGWTNFNGLETFINERGGHFNMGYGSGATDHVIVNDFSTVGGSEFTFNFDASGANNSGEGYDNSADGLGTADTIMVNGTSTPSGVSRVNVLATGGLPASETGSVSLIYTGVDLDAPTTPVPAAQSSYFTFGSANPTSGTVAYYLVDDGNGGLYLQWGPNVSAASLGPFMGGALGASDFAPSGANSTVGRLGTIVGGAGMLGGPSGGGVVGRISDDAAQTLISRNPRCVNGRMRNAWVLGGSAGTSYSPGGHGSTVGFATGIETDLFDPADVECGSTAMGVFFFENAANDRWMDGSSYSVANGLGVYVRAAVEEGYYGSLLGSLAWSDSDLENRVYGSTGNQDNTGYSLVATGGYLRPVAEDTFLDLRSFVSYGNVNGRGFTDSLGMNVLGSDADITTLGLMAGLNYSPVDNSNAFARAGLKWFDLDRSVTTPIAQRSGSVDAVVGSVEAGFQLGITQNVWFNAALNTDFGHQFVSGGGRLGLTIGL, encoded by the coding sequence ATGCGACATGGGCATGGATGCACCAGAGTACTCGCTGCTATCCGAAAAGTTCTACGGACTCCACGACAACGTCCCTTCTGGGCGGCCGGAATGCTGGCGTCAGCGATGGCGGCTAATGCAGCCGCGAACGATGTACGAATCAACGGCGCTGCAGCGCCCGACAATTCGCCAACGAATATTCTGGTCGATCCGGGCGCGACAGACGACGTTGAAGTGCGGGTGAACACCGTCGACCTGATTGGTCCCGCAGGCGACACTATTCGTGTGAACAGCGAGGGCGGGAGCGGGAACACGCTGCTGACAATTGATGCGGATCGATCCGTTTCCGGTGCCACCAGCACCGGAGCCTACGTGCGATCGGGAAGCGGCAACATCACAGCAATGATTCACGGTGATCTCTCGTCGGCGTTGAATGGCGTGACGCTGGACGCTCGCTTTCTGCCGCTCGGAGGCGACGTCAACCTTTCCGGCACCGGAAATCTGTTCGCCACCGGCGGTTCGGCCGCATGGTTGTTAACGGATATCGGCTCCGTGACCATGGACGGCTTCAATTCGATTCAGGGTGGCACCCACGGTGTCCTCGTGAATGGATCCGGCACCATCAATCTGGGCACGAACACTCCGCTGGGCGCCATCACCGCAGGAACAGTCGGTATTGAAGTCGATCAATTGTTTGATGCGGTCAATAATGGGCCGATCACGATCAACGCGACTGACATCACCGCGAACGACGGCTTCGGAATTCGTACTCACGGCCGAGCCACCGATACATCGATCACCGTCACTGGCATCGTGCGGTCGACCAACGCATCCGGCATTTTCGCGACGTCCACCAGCGGCAATATCCTGATCAACGGTTTCGGAACGGGCAGCGTGGACGCGACAGGCGGCAACGGCATTGACGCGGATACTCGCTTTCTGCCATTGGGTGGAAACGTCGTGATTTCTGATTTCGATTCCATCACCAGCACGGGGTATGGCGTCTGGACACGCGCTGACATTGGCACGGTAAACATCGACGGCATCGGCGCGATTACGTCCGACCTGGACGGCGTGTTTGTGGAATCGACGGGCGACATCAGCATCGGGCAGGCCACCGCACTGGGAGCGATCAATTCCGGAGGAACCGGCATTCTGGTCGATCAGCTTTTTGACGCACCCAACAATGGTTCCATCTTTGTGGGAGCAACCGACATCACATCAGTCCGGCATGGAATTCGGACGATGGGTTCTGAACAGTTCACTCAGATTAGTGCTACGGGAGCGATTTCTTCGGGCTTCACAGGAATCTACGCCACGTCGACGACGGGTGACATCGTGATTGATATCGGTTCTGCCGCGACCGTTCGAGGTGGCCATTTTGGCGTTGCGACGGAAACCACGACCGGGCTGGCGACGGTGAATAACTCAGGCCTGATCGCCAACCGAGCCGACACGGGTTCGGCCGGAGACGCGGGGGCGTTGGGCTTTCGCGCGTACGCGGGCGACACCGTGCTGAACAATTCGGGCAGCCTGATTGGCGGAATCGACACGTCTGGTTCAACTTCTTTTACGTTGAATAATCTGGCTGGTGGCGTGTGGACGCCGAGTAGCGGCACGATGCCGTTCACCGGTGCAAATGACTTCATCAGCAATGCGGGCCGCATCGACTTCCGCGACGGCTGGACTAACTTTAATGGGCTGGAAACGTTCATCAACGAACGCGGCGGTCACTTCAACATGGGATACGGCTCTGGTGCGACCGATCACGTGATTGTGAACGACTTCAGCACCGTTGGCGGAAGTGAGTTCACCTTTAACTTTGATGCGTCGGGTGCCAATAATTCCGGGGAGGGCTATGACAACTCCGCAGACGGTTTAGGCACAGCCGACACGATTATGGTTAACGGCACGTCGACGCCGTCCGGGGTTTCCCGAGTCAACGTGCTGGCAACGGGAGGTCTGCCAGCTTCTGAAACCGGTTCTGTTTCGCTGATTTACACCGGTGTGGATCTGGACGCTCCGACAACGCCCGTGCCAGCAGCGCAATCTTCGTACTTCACATTTGGATCAGCGAATCCGACCAGCGGGACGGTCGCCTACTACCTTGTTGATGACGGCAACGGCGGCTTGTATCTGCAGTGGGGACCGAATGTGTCAGCGGCGTCACTCGGTCCGTTTATGGGCGGAGCTCTGGGGGCCAGCGATTTTGCTCCGAGCGGTGCAAACTCAACGGTAGGCCGATTGGGCACGATTGTTGGTGGTGCTGGAATGTTGGGTGGTCCATCGGGCGGCGGCGTGGTCGGACGGATCAGCGACGACGCGGCTCAAACACTGATTTCCAGAAACCCTCGTTGCGTCAACGGGCGAATGCGAAATGCGTGGGTCCTGGGCGGCAGCGCGGGCACCAGCTATTCGCCCGGTGGTCATGGATCAACGGTCGGCTTCGCGACAGGCATTGAAACGGACCTGTTCGATCCGGCGGATGTCGAATGCGGCAGCACCGCGATGGGCGTCTTCTTCTTCGAAAACGCGGCCAACGATCGCTGGATGGACGGTTCCTCGTATTCTGTAGCCAACGGGCTGGGAGTTTATGTGCGAGCCGCTGTCGAAGAAGGTTATTATGGTTCGCTGCTGGGATCGCTGGCGTGGTCGGACAGTGATCTGGAAAACCGCGTTTACGGGTCGACCGGCAATCAGGACAACACGGGTTATTCGTTGGTCGCCACTGGCGGCTACCTGAGGCCTGTCGCGGAAGACACGTTCCTGGATCTCCGTAGTTTTGTTTCGTATGGCAACGTCAACGGCCGCGGCTTCACCGACAGTCTTGGAATGAATGTGCTGGGATCGGATGCCGACATTACAACTCTGGGACTAATGGCAGGCTTGAATTACAGCCCCGTCGACAACAGCAACGCGTTTGCCCGAGCGGGGCTGAAGTGGTTTGATCTGGACCGATCAGTCACAACTCCGATTGCTCAACGGAGTGGATCTGTTGATGCGGTCGTCGGCAGTGTGGAAGCCGGCTTTCAGTTGGGGATCACTCAGAACGTGTGGTTCAACGCGGCTCTTAACACGGACTTCGGTCATCAGTTTGTGAGCGGCGGCGGTCGGCTGGGCCTGACAATCGGGCTGTAA
- a CDS encoding c-type cytochrome yields the protein MLLLIVACSASTSAQDDEFPPGLVATYRAGNQSVQRVDNVLSFDWGAASPDERLPTGPFTAEWSGNLLARLPGKHTFHVFVAGDVSVFVDDNEVLKTSEQWGFASGESFELGAGDHVIRVTYSTPAESDKPRSRLAVYWSSDAFTLEPLPADVLFQDEPSPQLSATARGHLLVDANRCAACHHNGTNSENSGLSELKAPALDRVKGSQDKATLVQRLWRPQNVVANSHMPSFDLSPSEAESVAEFLLSVSKKPHDEKEIKFKDDDADAGSKLLTSLGCVACHQLPGTKLADQPLAGAYAGPELVNVAPRRPAEWLDRWLRAPETLNADHRMPVFDLTKDERRQLVAALTQTDAKAIAWTDSNSSLSEEERIADGKRIVVEANCAACHSIPGIKSKAFAPLAGDSFGQESGDCINPADMPNLRSGPGKRVPSFMSIVAASNEQRVGDSPTDTDAIAAYVKSRHSNGQRSAADTGKLLLNRNGCIACHDRDQSRGLSSIANKLQNAHPGLKGQSQGLVPPSLTAVGDKLNDDYLKQAVAGEQKERRLPWLLVRMPKFAHSDADRAALVQHLITTDRIPAEADSARQDVLAFVDLSGKSQASSEELLLGNQLTGAGGFNCVACHKAGPFEPRNVALGTRGSDIMTMGNRMRPRFFQRWMKNPIRVVAGIEMPAIKKAIPSVLDGSLPKQIGVMWKALSDDRFTPPTVTSRFEQVVNVEPGGAPRIIRDVFTIGIDKNRDAVARAMAIGFGNGHNILVDLDTMQLRLWTIGEFARQRTEGKSWYWDMPGTVVSQPSISGSTLRLKSANGSILQSVEDESRFSELVSMSNLPDGVELITRSHFDPEAGAKPSANSGSADPHFTKPAWNNDAQPLVTVKVRHRFQSVKSGDGSGWKHSVEYLDGPPGFVLISPADLTADARAKGLPTSQQFEGRWTKKQDAELSLETSASQTSMLDLAVPKVIAAIQPPVVKADAESVTSTPGFTGTRLPLDNSIMPTAMTWLPDGRMAFTSLKGHVWIATDTDGDGLVDQTSLFEEGLAVPFGILADTDGSIIVSHKPEVLRLRDTDGDGRAELREVVASGWGYNDNYHDWTSGLIRDDEGNLYVGLGSDYSQKKRPKNQDRWRGGVIKIDPSGIVTPLGMSMRYPMSLAFDSHGNLFATDNQGVQNTFNEINHILPGRHYGVPSAHQPTDNITHETASLMVPHPWTRSVNSIVFLPDDFSVKELRGHGIGCEYDSRFLMRFTVQNVDGTLQGASYRFSLPNQEAGGSNFIGPICSAISPEGELVIGSIWDSGWQGGQNTGGITRLVPSAEGLPNGIRELTATPSGFEVEFFRPVNAKAATNAASWSIQGYTREWGGSYATPDSGRHTLTAETVEVLDDGKRVRIKVKELKPNYAYDVSAGGLLTESEKLWPSEAHYSMKVVPK from the coding sequence ATGCTGCTTCTCATTGTCGCTTGCAGCGCTTCCACGAGCGCTCAGGACGACGAATTTCCGCCCGGCCTGGTGGCCACCTATCGTGCCGGCAACCAGTCTGTCCAACGAGTCGACAACGTACTGAGTTTCGACTGGGGAGCCGCATCGCCCGACGAACGACTACCGACGGGCCCGTTCACAGCCGAATGGTCCGGAAACCTGCTGGCTCGCCTACCCGGCAAACACACGTTTCATGTCTTCGTCGCCGGTGACGTTTCAGTTTTCGTCGATGACAACGAAGTGCTGAAGACGTCCGAACAGTGGGGGTTTGCGTCGGGCGAATCGTTTGAACTGGGTGCCGGTGACCATGTAATCCGAGTGACGTATTCCACTCCGGCGGAATCAGACAAGCCAAGATCGAGGCTGGCTGTGTACTGGTCATCAGACGCATTCACGCTGGAACCGTTGCCTGCCGACGTGCTGTTCCAGGACGAACCTTCGCCGCAGCTTTCGGCCACCGCGCGAGGGCATTTGCTGGTGGACGCCAATCGCTGCGCCGCGTGCCATCACAATGGGACCAACAGCGAAAACAGTGGCCTGTCGGAATTGAAAGCCCCCGCTTTGGATCGCGTGAAAGGAAGTCAGGACAAGGCAACTCTGGTTCAGCGTTTGTGGCGGCCTCAGAATGTTGTCGCCAACAGCCACATGCCCAGCTTTGACCTTTCGCCTTCCGAAGCCGAAAGCGTGGCCGAATTTCTGTTGTCCGTTTCAAAGAAGCCGCACGACGAAAAAGAAATCAAGTTCAAAGACGACGACGCGGACGCTGGTTCGAAGCTGCTGACATCGCTGGGCTGCGTTGCCTGTCACCAGTTGCCGGGCACCAAATTGGCCGATCAACCGCTGGCGGGAGCTTACGCAGGTCCGGAACTTGTCAACGTCGCTCCACGCCGGCCCGCTGAGTGGCTCGATCGCTGGCTGCGAGCCCCCGAGACACTCAACGCCGACCACCGCATGCCGGTGTTCGATCTCACCAAAGACGAACGTCGACAACTGGTGGCAGCGCTCACGCAGACAGACGCGAAGGCGATCGCGTGGACCGATTCGAATAGTTCGCTGTCTGAGGAAGAACGCATCGCTGACGGAAAACGAATCGTCGTCGAAGCCAACTGCGCGGCGTGTCACAGTATTCCCGGCATCAAATCAAAAGCCTTCGCGCCGCTGGCTGGTGACAGCTTTGGACAGGAATCCGGAGACTGCATCAACCCCGCCGACATGCCGAATTTGCGGAGTGGACCAGGCAAGCGAGTCCCCTCGTTCATGAGCATCGTAGCGGCCTCCAATGAACAGCGTGTCGGCGATTCGCCGACCGACACAGACGCAATCGCCGCGTACGTGAAGTCTCGCCATTCAAACGGCCAGCGCAGCGCGGCTGATACTGGCAAGCTTCTGCTGAATCGAAACGGCTGCATCGCGTGCCATGATCGCGATCAGTCGCGTGGACTTTCGTCGATCGCCAACAAACTTCAGAACGCTCACCCGGGGTTGAAGGGCCAGTCTCAGGGATTGGTGCCGCCGTCACTCACTGCCGTTGGCGACAAACTTAACGATGACTATCTGAAGCAAGCCGTCGCCGGCGAACAGAAAGAACGACGGCTGCCATGGCTGCTGGTGCGAATGCCAAAGTTTGCACATTCCGATGCCGACCGAGCGGCCCTTGTGCAGCATCTGATCACAACGGATCGAATTCCTGCTGAAGCTGATTCCGCCCGCCAGGATGTACTGGCCTTTGTGGACCTGTCCGGCAAGTCGCAGGCCAGTTCGGAGGAACTGCTGCTTGGAAACCAACTCACGGGAGCCGGCGGATTCAACTGCGTGGCCTGTCACAAAGCCGGTCCATTTGAACCGCGAAACGTGGCGTTGGGAACTCGCGGATCAGATATCATGACGATGGGCAATCGCATGCGGCCGAGGTTCTTTCAACGGTGGATGAAGAACCCCATCCGCGTTGTCGCCGGGATCGAAATGCCAGCCATCAAGAAGGCGATTCCCAGCGTGCTGGACGGCTCACTGCCAAAGCAGATCGGTGTGATGTGGAAGGCCCTCAGCGACGACCGCTTTACGCCACCAACAGTCACCAGTCGCTTCGAACAGGTCGTCAATGTCGAACCGGGCGGAGCTCCGCGAATCATTCGTGACGTCTTCACAATCGGTATCGACAAGAACCGAGACGCGGTGGCGCGAGCCATGGCGATTGGCTTCGGCAATGGGCACAACATTCTGGTCGACCTGGATACGATGCAGCTTCGACTGTGGACCATCGGCGAGTTCGCTCGCCAGCGCACAGAAGGTAAGAGCTGGTATTGGGACATGCCGGGCACGGTCGTCAGTCAACCGTCAATTAGCGGTTCGACATTGCGGCTGAAGTCGGCGAATGGCTCAATACTACAATCCGTCGAAGACGAGAGTCGGTTCTCGGAACTCGTATCGATGAGCAACCTGCCAGACGGCGTAGAACTGATCACCCGCAGCCACTTCGACCCGGAGGCAGGTGCGAAACCATCTGCGAACAGTGGGTCCGCAGACCCGCACTTTACGAAGCCAGCATGGAACAACGACGCTCAACCGCTGGTGACCGTCAAGGTTCGGCACCGATTTCAATCGGTGAAGTCTGGCGATGGCAGCGGCTGGAAGCACAGCGTGGAGTATCTGGACGGGCCTCCTGGATTCGTTCTGATTTCGCCGGCGGACCTCACCGCTGACGCCCGCGCGAAAGGATTGCCGACGTCGCAGCAGTTTGAAGGCCGATGGACTAAGAAACAGGATGCTGAACTATCGCTGGAGACATCGGCATCCCAGACATCCATGCTGGACCTTGCTGTCCCGAAGGTGATTGCCGCCATTCAACCGCCGGTTGTGAAAGCAGATGCGGAGTCGGTTACTTCAACGCCCGGATTCACCGGCACACGCCTGCCCCTGGACAATTCTATTATGCCGACGGCCATGACGTGGCTGCCGGACGGCCGGATGGCGTTCACATCGCTGAAGGGGCACGTGTGGATTGCCACCGACACGGACGGCGACGGGCTGGTCGACCAGACAAGTCTGTTTGAAGAAGGCCTGGCCGTGCCGTTTGGCATTCTTGCTGACACGGACGGCTCAATCATCGTGTCGCACAAGCCGGAAGTTTTGCGGTTGCGTGACACCGACGGCGATGGTCGAGCGGAATTGCGCGAAGTCGTCGCGAGTGGCTGGGGCTACAACGACAATTATCACGACTGGACATCCGGACTGATTCGTGATGATGAAGGCAACCTGTACGTCGGCCTGGGAAGCGACTATTCGCAGAAGAAGCGTCCGAAGAATCAGGATCGATGGCGCGGCGGAGTCATCAAGATCGATCCGTCAGGAATTGTAACGCCGCTCGGGATGTCGATGCGGTATCCCATGAGTCTCGCCTTCGATAGTCATGGCAACCTGTTTGCCACGGACAACCAGGGCGTGCAGAACACCTTCAACGAAATCAACCACATCCTGCCCGGCAGGCACTACGGAGTCCCGTCTGCTCACCAGCCGACCGACAACATCACTCACGAAACGGCGTCGTTGATGGTGCCTCATCCTTGGACACGCAGCGTGAACAGCATCGTGTTTCTGCCGGACGATTTTTCAGTGAAGGAACTGCGAGGTCACGGCATCGGCTGCGAATACGATTCGCGATTTCTGATGCGGTTCACCGTGCAAAACGTCGACGGCACTCTGCAGGGAGCCAGCTATCGGTTCAGTCTGCCAAACCAGGAAGCCGGCGGCAGCAACTTCATCGGTCCGATCTGTTCGGCAATTTCACCTGAAGGCGAACTCGTCATCGGCAGCATCTGGGACAGTGGCTGGCAGGGTGGCCAGAATACGGGTGGGATCACTCGATTGGTTCCGTCAGCAGAAGGACTCCCCAACGGTATCCGAGAACTCACGGCGACGCCCAGCGGCTTCGAGGTCGAATTCTTCCGTCCGGTAAATGCCAAGGCGGCGACCAATGCTGCGAGCTGGTCGATTCAGGGCTACACTCGAGAATGGGGCGGCAGCTACGCGACCCCCGATTCCGGGCGACACACATTGACCGCAGAGACGGTGGAAGTGCTGGACGACGGCAAGCGGGTTCGCATCAAAGTCAAAGAACTGAAACCGAACTACGCCTACGATGTGTCTGCCGGCGGCCTACTGACAGAATCTGAAAAGCTCTGGCCATCAGAGGCACACTACTCGATGAAGGTCGTGCCCAAATAG
- a CDS encoding SDR family oxidoreductase, with amino-acid sequence MDLKLKDKVALVTGGSKGIGLGIVRSLITEGVKVANVNRSEAEGIALQNEYAANGQECFFIQGDLTDIDACRNAVEQTQQRFGRIDLLINNAGVNDGVGLEDGPDAFVQSLQKNLVHYYAMVHFALDALKVSRGCIINIGSKVCETGQGGTSGYAASKGGINGLTREWAVDLAPHGVRVNAVLPAETWTPLYEKCLAAMPNPEAAKAEIERLVPLGHRFTTIEELADMVVFLASPRSSHTTGQIIFVDGGYTHFDRKCTVTSDVSSFGAAGKS; translated from the coding sequence ATGGATCTGAAGCTAAAGGATAAGGTGGCTCTCGTTACAGGCGGGTCGAAGGGGATTGGACTGGGAATTGTCCGTTCGCTGATCACCGAAGGCGTCAAGGTGGCCAACGTCAATCGCAGCGAAGCCGAAGGAATCGCTCTGCAAAACGAATATGCGGCAAACGGTCAGGAGTGTTTCTTCATCCAGGGTGACCTGACGGACATCGATGCGTGTCGAAATGCGGTTGAGCAGACTCAGCAGCGATTCGGTCGCATTGATCTGCTGATCAACAACGCGGGCGTCAACGATGGCGTTGGGCTGGAAGACGGACCGGACGCCTTTGTGCAATCGCTGCAGAAAAACTTAGTCCACTATTACGCGATGGTCCATTTCGCATTGGATGCGTTGAAGGTATCGCGAGGCTGCATCATCAATATTGGGTCGAAGGTTTGCGAAACGGGGCAGGGCGGCACGTCAGGTTACGCGGCATCCAAAGGCGGCATCAACGGGCTCACGCGAGAATGGGCGGTGGATTTGGCGCCGCATGGTGTGCGAGTCAACGCGGTGTTGCCGGCGGAAACGTGGACGCCATTGTATGAAAAGTGTCTGGCGGCCATGCCTAATCCGGAGGCTGCGAAGGCAGAGATCGAACGATTGGTTCCGCTCGGTCACCGATTCACCACGATTGAAGAACTGGCGGACATGGTCGTGTTTCTGGCGTCGCCACGGTCCAGTCATACCACCGGTCAAATCATTTTTGTGGACGGCGGGTACACTCATTTTGACCGCAAGTGTACGGTGACCAGCGATGTTTCATCTTTCGGCGCGGCGGGCAAGTCATGA